In a single window of the Longimicrobiaceae bacterium genome:
- a CDS encoding alpha/beta fold hydrolase, whose translation MRSRAPDARLEDRHSSEMQMTGDAHASTPVLMVPGWESSGPQHWQSLWERANPAFRRVRQRDWDHPLRTNWIAALDAAVAECQRPPVLVGHSLGCIAIAEWASRASRCAAGALLVAPADVERDDAPGAIRDFIPVPMQALPFPSIVVASTDDPYLGINRAAAFAAAWGSRLVSVGAAGHINTAAGFGEWRAGERLLRELLEMTRGCASSA comes from the coding sequence GTGCGCTCCAGGGCGCCCGACGCTCGCCTCGAAGATCGACATTCCAGCGAGATGCAGATGACGGGAGATGCGCACGCGTCCACGCCGGTGCTGATGGTGCCCGGCTGGGAGAGCTCCGGGCCGCAGCACTGGCAGTCGCTGTGGGAGCGGGCGAACCCGGCGTTCCGCCGCGTCCGGCAGCGCGACTGGGACCACCCGCTCCGCACGAACTGGATCGCCGCGCTGGACGCCGCCGTCGCGGAGTGCCAGCGGCCGCCCGTGCTCGTCGGCCACAGCCTCGGCTGCATCGCCATCGCGGAATGGGCGTCGCGAGCGTCGCGGTGCGCGGCGGGGGCGCTGCTCGTCGCGCCGGCAGACGTGGAGCGGGACGATGCGCCCGGCGCCATCCGCGACTTCATCCCCGTCCCCATGCAGGCGCTGCCGTTCCCGTCCATCGTCGTCGCGAGCACGGACGATCCGTACCTCGGCATCAACCGGGCGGCGGCGTTCGCGGCGGCGTGGGGGAGCCGCCTCGTGAGCGTCGGCGCGGCGGGGCACATCAACACCGCCGCGGGCTTCGGCGAGTGGCGCGCGGGCGAGCGTCTGCTGCGCGAGCTGCTGGAGATGACGCGCGGCTGCGCATCTTCCGCATGA
- a CDS encoding SWIM zinc finger family protein — translation MAREMIDFAAAGGVEQGRLERGLGLEAAAVGQGRYRVSGGAETHWVDLRSTNVPRCDCGDHLWRERICKHILAALLREGDERVLREVGTLVRELRARAEPPKRRRAT, via the coding sequence ATGGCCAGAGAGATGATCGACTTCGCCGCCGCGGGGGGAGTGGAGCAGGGCAGGCTAGAGCGCGGATTGGGCCTGGAGGCGGCAGCGGTGGGGCAGGGCAGATACCGCGTGAGCGGCGGCGCGGAGACGCACTGGGTGGACCTTCGCTCCACGAACGTGCCACGCTGCGACTGCGGCGACCACCTGTGGCGGGAGCGCATCTGCAAGCACATCCTCGCCGCGCTCCTGCGCGAGGGCGACGAGCGCGTGCTGCGCGAGGTGGGCACCCTCGTCCGCGAGCTGCGCGCACGCGCGGAGCCGCCGAAGCGTAGGCGCGCGACCTAG
- the nth gene encoding endonuclease III, translating to MEKRPFDIDSVMRRVRTAVRPYPKAALFELADLGHTSAFEQLAACILSIRTRDETMLPAARALFAVARTPAEVAALPHAELDALVGTCAFHAQKSWQILEIAKTVVAEHGGELPCDEAVMLGFRGVGPKCTNLVMGIACKQPRIGVDIHVHRVTNRWGYVAAPSPEATMAALMEKLPKRYWVEINERLVPFGKHVCTGRLPKCSTCPVLDTCRQVGVTEHR from the coding sequence TTGGAGAAGCGACCGTTCGACATCGACTCCGTGATGCGCCGGGTGCGCACGGCGGTTCGGCCGTATCCGAAGGCCGCGCTGTTCGAGCTGGCGGACCTGGGCCACACGTCCGCGTTCGAGCAGCTGGCGGCGTGCATCCTCTCCATCCGCACCCGCGACGAGACGATGCTGCCGGCCGCCCGCGCGCTCTTCGCCGTCGCCCGCACGCCGGCCGAGGTGGCCGCGCTGCCGCACGCGGAACTGGACGCGCTGGTGGGCACCTGTGCCTTCCACGCACAGAAGTCGTGGCAGATCCTGGAGATCGCGAAGACGGTGGTGGCGGAGCACGGCGGCGAGCTGCCCTGCGACGAGGCGGTGATGCTGGGCTTCCGCGGCGTGGGGCCCAAGTGCACCAACCTGGTGATGGGCATCGCCTGCAAGCAGCCGCGCATCGGAGTGGACATCCACGTGCACCGCGTCACCAACCGCTGGGGCTACGTCGCCGCGCCCAGCCCCGAGGCCACGATGGCCGCGCTCATGGAGAAGCTGCCGAAGCGCTACTGGGTGGAGATCAACGAGCGACTCGTCCCGTTCGGCAAGCACGTGTGCACCGGGCGCCTGCCCAAGTGCTCCACCTGCCCCGTCCTCGACACCTGCCGCCAGGTGGGCGTCACGGAGCATCGGTAG
- a CDS encoding pentapeptide repeat-containing protein yields MDQRILTDRDVWMLAAAGQLNLRGANLEGAFLERANLAGANLERANLKGARLAGANLKGALLAGTDLEGADLKGVDLIGANLTEAFLKGAHLWGAYLEGATLEWAFLEGTYLEWAYLKRVHLTGAYMKGAVLTGADMEGASLKGCNLTGAYLRGADLTGAYMEWASLEYADLAGANLSGADLRGAHLTGASLAGANLTGAVLVGAVLKGADLTGATTDGADFTGADLERAEVEALPPQAAASSPPTAEPEPQAAAAVGPGERTA; encoded by the coding sequence ATGGATCAGAGAATCCTCACGGACCGCGACGTGTGGATGCTGGCCGCCGCCGGGCAGCTCAACCTGCGCGGGGCCAACCTGGAGGGCGCGTTCCTGGAGCGGGCGAACCTGGCCGGGGCCAACCTGGAGCGCGCCAACCTCAAGGGCGCGCGCCTGGCCGGCGCCAACCTGAAGGGCGCGCTCCTGGCCGGCACCGACTTGGAGGGCGCAGACCTGAAGGGCGTGGACCTGATCGGCGCCAACCTGACCGAGGCGTTCCTGAAGGGCGCGCACCTGTGGGGCGCGTACCTGGAAGGCGCCACGCTGGAGTGGGCGTTCCTGGAAGGCACGTACCTGGAGTGGGCCTACCTCAAGCGGGTTCACCTGACCGGCGCCTACATGAAGGGCGCCGTGCTCACCGGGGCGGACATGGAGGGCGCGTCGCTCAAGGGCTGCAACCTGACCGGCGCCTACCTGCGCGGGGCGGACCTGACCGGCGCGTACATGGAGTGGGCGTCGCTGGAGTACGCCGACCTCGCGGGCGCCAACCTGAGCGGGGCCGACCTGCGCGGCGCCCACCTCACCGGCGCCTCCCTGGCCGGCGCCAACCTGACCGGCGCGGTGCTGGTCGGCGCGGTGCTCAAGGGCGCGGACCTGACGGGCGCCACGACCGACGGGGCGGACTTCACCGGCGCGGACCTGGAGCGCGCGGAAGTCGAGGCCCTGCCCCCGCAGGCCGCCGCGTCGTCCCCGCCCACCGCGGAGCCGGAGCCGCAGGCCGCCGCAGCCGTGGGTCCGGGCGAGCGCACGGCCTGA
- a CDS encoding glycerophosphodiester phosphodiesterase — MASTASRRRPDHAYLAGGPLLIAHRGGSLLAPENTLFAFKRAIGWWGADLLEIDVHATADGEIVVIHDATVDRTTDGTGRVGSMTLAQVQALDAGFRFTPDGGKTFPFRGRGIRISTLREVLTELPHARVNVEMKEPSSQNAVWDLVHELSAMHRVLAAAGRRASRVRFDAYEGPTSAAAEEVKAFYALHLVRATRFWNAPVDAFQIPERNGPLPLLDPRFVAELHRFNVKVHVWTVDEVADMRRLLSWGVDGIISDRPDRLARVLHEAVGRPLPPGPPEGEAEPFLEWLLRT; from the coding sequence GTGGCTTCCACCGCCTCACGCCGCCGTCCGGACCACGCGTACCTGGCCGGCGGCCCGCTCCTCATCGCCCACCGCGGCGGCAGCCTCCTCGCGCCCGAGAACACGCTGTTCGCCTTCAAGCGCGCGATCGGGTGGTGGGGCGCGGACCTGCTGGAGATCGACGTCCACGCCACGGCCGACGGCGAGATCGTGGTCATCCACGACGCCACCGTGGACCGCACCACCGACGGCACCGGCCGCGTGGGGTCGATGACGCTTGCGCAGGTCCAGGCTCTCGACGCCGGCTTCCGCTTCACGCCCGACGGCGGCAAGACCTTCCCGTTCCGCGGCCGCGGCATCCGCATCTCCACCCTGCGCGAGGTGCTCACCGAGCTGCCCCACGCGCGGGTGAACGTGGAGATGAAGGAGCCGAGCTCGCAGAATGCCGTCTGGGACCTGGTGCACGAGCTGAGCGCCATGCACCGCGTCCTCGCCGCCGCCGGCCGCCGCGCCAGCCGCGTTCGCTTCGACGCCTACGAGGGCCCCACCAGCGCCGCCGCGGAGGAGGTGAAGGCGTTCTACGCGCTGCATCTGGTGCGCGCCACGCGCTTCTGGAACGCCCCGGTGGACGCCTTCCAGATCCCCGAGCGTAACGGTCCCCTGCCGCTGCTGGACCCGCGCTTCGTGGCCGAGCTGCACCGCTTCAACGTGAAGGTCCACGTGTGGACGGTGGACGAGGTCGCGGACATGCGCCGGCTGCTGTCGTGGGGCGTGGACGGCATCATCAGTGACCGTCCGGACCGCCTGGCGCGCGTGCTCCACGAGGCCGTCGGAAGGCCGCTCCCGCCCGGCCCGCCGGAGGGCGAGGCGGAGCCGTTCCTGGAATGGTTGTTGCGCACCTGA
- a CDS encoding BON domain-containing protein, whose protein sequence is MPRYDAGWGPPRGPGRYDRPFSPPPPQGPRGFGPGGPRRPGAPREDFRPHPGWGGHVDRERMPDDSWTMQGDEDVGVDFDDALDGGAIYGPARYGLGPYHHRLRKRQRPDAELKSGVEEALFYDTWVDAEAITVEVADGVVTLTGELPDYEEIRYATDDAWDVEGVRGVRTRLRIRGEGGEGSAPQASEGGQQ, encoded by the coding sequence ATGCCGCGATACGACGCCGGATGGGGTCCGCCGCGCGGGCCGGGGCGCTACGACCGCCCGTTCTCGCCTCCGCCTCCGCAGGGGCCGCGCGGCTTCGGTCCCGGCGGCCCGCGCCGTCCCGGGGCCCCGCGCGAGGACTTCCGGCCGCACCCCGGCTGGGGCGGGCACGTGGACCGCGAGCGGATGCCGGACGACTCGTGGACCATGCAGGGCGACGAGGACGTGGGCGTGGACTTCGACGACGCGCTGGACGGCGGCGCGATCTACGGCCCGGCCCGCTACGGCCTGGGCCCGTACCACCATCGCCTTCGCAAGCGCCAGCGTCCCGACGCGGAGCTGAAGTCCGGCGTGGAAGAGGCCCTGTTCTACGACACGTGGGTCGACGCCGAAGCCATCACCGTGGAGGTCGCGGACGGCGTGGTCACCCTCACCGGCGAGCTGCCGGACTACGAAGAGATCCGCTACGCGACGGACGACGCGTGGGACGTGGAGGGCGTCCGCGGCGTCCGCACCCGGCTCCGCATCCGCGGCGAGGGCGGGGAAGGCAGCGCGCCGCAGGCCTCGGAGGGCGGACAGCAGTAG
- the tilS gene encoding tRNA lysidine(34) synthetase TilS translates to MARTRRTPPLDERFRRELRALGLHGAGAHVLVALSGGADSVTLLHLFRFASGDSGPAITAAHLDHAMRDESEEDARWVAGLCRAWGVPHISERLGVPPRSEAEAREARYAFLRRAASEVGATHVATAHHADDQAETVLFRVLRGTGTRGLRGILPDDGNGLVRPLLPFWRAELRSYAHAAGLRWREDAGNAAAGPARNRLRLQVLPLLERTVAPGARRGLVRLAALARAEEAAWDGLTDALQAAVATDEEGAILLARSQLAGYDSHVGARLLRGLLRRYGIVLDRAGTRAALQFITAAPSGRQMRLPGSLRIDAEFGHARISRAEPEPAPPDASLAIAGPEGRGTARIGGCTLTVEWSTGASPSSEAEDDDGGMLAALAADGLRFPLALRGWAPGDRIRTAGGTRKVKKLLGERRIPRAARVRVPVLADAQGTLLWLGGVALAAGRAPRPGAPALLLRITRTGDG, encoded by the coding sequence ATGGCGCGAACTCGACGAACGCCCCCGCTGGACGAGCGATTCCGGCGCGAGCTGCGTGCGCTGGGGCTGCACGGCGCCGGCGCTCACGTGCTCGTCGCGCTCTCCGGCGGCGCGGACTCGGTCACGCTGCTGCACCTGTTCCGCTTCGCATCGGGAGATAGCGGGCCGGCGATCACCGCCGCGCACCTCGACCACGCCATGCGCGACGAGAGCGAGGAGGATGCGCGCTGGGTCGCCGGCCTGTGCCGCGCGTGGGGCGTTCCGCACATCTCCGAGCGTCTCGGCGTCCCCCCGCGGTCCGAGGCGGAGGCGCGGGAGGCGCGCTACGCCTTCCTCCGCCGCGCCGCGTCCGAAGTGGGAGCCACGCACGTCGCCACCGCCCACCACGCGGACGACCAGGCGGAGACGGTGCTCTTTCGCGTGCTGCGCGGCACGGGCACCCGCGGCCTCCGCGGCATCCTGCCAGACGACGGGAACGGGCTGGTCCGTCCCCTCCTGCCGTTCTGGCGCGCGGAGCTGCGGTCGTACGCGCACGCCGCGGGCCTGCGCTGGCGGGAGGACGCGGGGAACGCCGCCGCGGGGCCCGCGCGGAACCGCCTGCGGCTGCAAGTGCTTCCCCTGCTGGAGCGTACGGTCGCGCCGGGGGCCCGCCGCGGGCTCGTGCGCCTAGCAGCCCTCGCCCGTGCGGAAGAGGCGGCGTGGGACGGCCTCACCGACGCGCTCCAAGCCGCCGTGGCGACAGACGAGGAAGGGGCTATCCTGCTTGCCCGCAGCCAACTTGCCGGTTATGATTCGCATGTCGGCGCCCGGCTGCTGCGCGGGCTCCTGCGTCGCTACGGGATCGTCCTGGACCGGGCGGGAACCCGTGCGGCGCTTCAGTTTATTACCGCGGCACCCAGCGGACGGCAGATGCGGCTCCCCGGCTCCCTGCGCATCGACGCGGAGTTCGGCCATGCGCGCATCTCCCGAGCGGAACCGGAGCCCGCGCCGCCGGACGCGTCCCTCGCCATCGCCGGACCGGAAGGCCGCGGCACCGCCCGCATCGGCGGATGCACGCTGACGGTGGAGTGGAGCACCGGCGCTTCCCCGTCTTCCGAAGCGGAGGACGACGACGGCGGGATGCTCGCGGCGCTGGCGGCGGACGGGCTGCGCTTTCCGCTGGCGCTTCGCGGCTGGGCGCCCGGCGACCGCATCCGCACCGCGGGCGGCACGCGCAAGGTCAAGAAGCTGCTGGGCGAGCGCCGCATTCCGCGCGCGGCCCGCGTGCGGGTCCCGGTGCTGGCGGACGCACAGGGCACGCTGCTCTGGCTGGGGGGCGTGGCCCTCGCGGCAGGCCGGGCACCGCGGCCCGGCGCCCCGGCACTTCTTCTACGGATCACACGGACAGGTGATGGCTAA
- the hpt gene encoding hypoxanthine phosphoribosyltransferase, translating to MANSTETLARTGGQALSRIVYTADDIARRVAEMGREITEDLPPDEDVLVLGLLKGSFIFLSDLVREITRPVEVDFLVASSYGSGTTTSGEVKLLYNPNAEFRGRHVIVVEDIVDSGTTLSRLIPLLEAREPRSLEVCTLLHKHIAENLVREPRWVGFDAPHEFLIGYGLDHSEKFRNLPFIGSL from the coding sequence ATGGCTAACTCGACGGAGACCCTCGCACGCACCGGCGGACAGGCGCTGTCGCGCATCGTCTACACCGCAGACGACATCGCCAGGCGCGTGGCCGAGATGGGAAGGGAGATCACCGAAGACCTTCCCCCCGACGAGGACGTGCTGGTGCTGGGCCTGCTCAAGGGCTCCTTCATCTTCCTCAGCGACCTGGTCCGCGAGATCACCCGCCCCGTGGAGGTCGACTTCCTGGTCGCCTCCAGCTACGGCAGCGGCACCACCACCTCGGGTGAGGTGAAGCTGCTGTACAACCCCAACGCCGAGTTCCGCGGCCGCCACGTCATCGTGGTCGAAGACATCGTCGACAGCGGAACCACCCTCAGCCGGCTCATCCCGCTGCTGGAAGCGCGCGAGCCGCGGTCGCTCGAGGTGTGCACGCTCCTGCACAAGCACATCGCCGAGAACCTGGTGCGCGAGCCCCGCTGGGTGGGCTTCGACGCGCCGCACGAGTTCCTGATCGGCTACGGGCTGGACCACTCCGAGAAATTCCGGAACCTGCCGTTCATCGGGAGCCTGTAA
- the ftsH gene encoding ATP-dependent zinc metalloprotease FtsH, translated as MADRDNGSSGQSKWGRITKTVSFWVLLILIPLTLVQLAGAAKGTRQEVEYWRFRQEVARGNVLDATIVDGTTVEGAFKTPVSVARGTETRRVREYRIRLPIHDPQTLPAELEKAGVRLSGREADRDYGGTLLGFLPWLLILGFWIFIFRQMQSSGNKAFQFGKSKAKMLTAESPKVTFDDVAGADEAKVDLQEIVEFLRDPKKFSRLGGRIPKGALLVGPPGTGKTLLARAVAGEAGRPFFSMSGSDFVEMFVGVGASRVRDLFEQGKAHAPCIIFIDEIDAVGRHRGAGLGGGHDEREQTLNQLLVEMDGFESTEGVILIAATNRADVLDPALLRPGRFDRQIIVDLPDLRGREGILRVHSKKIPMANDVSISVLARGTPGMSGADLANLVNEAALLAARRDRDMVYMADFEDAKDKVMMGAERRSFVMKEEERRNTAYHESGHVICTVLVPGNDPVHKVTIVPRGGALGIAFTLPEDDRVSMTRHQLEASLVRIYGGRVAEELVFGREHVTTGATSDIQKATSIARKYVTQWGLSDAVGPILIADNNQEVFLGREFGHRREVSEKTAELVDAEVSRVITQAQDRARQTLSENFELLHRMAALLLERETLTRDEIDLIVAGKELPPFRPSLSIPGPAMIDVPAPAPQRAPGGVEGLTPRLA; from the coding sequence ATGGCAGATCGCGACAACGGCAGCTCCGGGCAGTCCAAGTGGGGGCGGATCACCAAGACCGTCTCGTTCTGGGTGCTGCTCATCCTAATCCCGCTCACGCTGGTGCAGCTCGCAGGCGCCGCCAAGGGCACGCGCCAGGAGGTGGAGTACTGGCGCTTCCGCCAGGAGGTGGCGCGCGGCAACGTGCTCGACGCCACCATCGTGGACGGCACCACGGTGGAAGGCGCCTTCAAGACGCCCGTGTCCGTGGCGCGCGGCACCGAGACGCGGCGCGTGCGCGAGTACCGCATCCGCCTGCCCATCCACGACCCGCAGACGCTGCCGGCGGAGTTGGAGAAGGCCGGCGTGCGCCTCTCGGGCCGCGAGGCCGACCGCGACTACGGCGGCACGCTGCTGGGCTTCCTTCCGTGGCTGCTGATCCTGGGCTTCTGGATCTTCATCTTCCGGCAGATGCAGTCCAGCGGCAACAAGGCGTTCCAGTTCGGCAAGAGCAAGGCGAAGATGCTCACCGCCGAGTCGCCCAAGGTCACGTTCGACGACGTGGCCGGCGCCGACGAGGCCAAGGTGGACCTGCAGGAGATCGTGGAGTTCCTGCGCGACCCCAAGAAGTTCTCGCGCCTGGGCGGCCGCATCCCCAAGGGCGCGCTGCTCGTGGGGCCTCCGGGCACCGGCAAGACGCTGCTCGCCCGCGCCGTCGCGGGCGAGGCGGGGCGGCCGTTCTTCAGCATGTCGGGCTCGGACTTCGTGGAGATGTTCGTGGGCGTGGGCGCCAGCCGCGTGCGCGACCTGTTCGAGCAGGGCAAGGCCCACGCGCCGTGCATCATCTTCATCGACGAGATCGACGCCGTGGGCCGGCACCGCGGCGCCGGGCTGGGCGGCGGGCACGACGAGCGCGAGCAGACGCTGAACCAGCTCCTGGTGGAGATGGACGGCTTCGAGAGCACGGAGGGCGTGATCCTCATCGCCGCCACCAACCGGGCCGACGTGCTGGACCCCGCGCTCCTGCGGCCGGGCCGCTTCGACCGGCAGATCATCGTGGACCTGCCGGACCTGCGCGGGCGCGAGGGCATCCTCCGCGTGCACTCCAAGAAGATCCCCATGGCCAACGACGTCAGCATCTCGGTGCTGGCACGCGGCACGCCGGGGATGAGCGGCGCCGACCTGGCGAACCTGGTGAACGAGGCGGCGCTGCTGGCCGCGCGGCGCGACCGCGACATGGTGTACATGGCGGACTTCGAGGACGCCAAGGACAAGGTGATGATGGGCGCCGAGCGCCGCTCCTTCGTGATGAAGGAGGAGGAGCGCCGCAACACCGCCTACCACGAGTCCGGCCACGTGATCTGCACCGTGCTGGTGCCCGGTAACGACCCGGTGCACAAGGTGACCATCGTGCCGCGCGGCGGGGCGCTGGGCATCGCCTTCACGCTGCCGGAGGACGACCGCGTGAGCATGACGCGCCACCAGCTGGAGGCCAGCCTGGTGCGCATCTACGGCGGCCGCGTGGCCGAGGAGCTGGTGTTCGGGCGCGAGCACGTGACGACCGGCGCCACCAGCGACATCCAGAAGGCCACCAGCATCGCGCGGAAGTACGTCACGCAGTGGGGCCTGAGCGACGCCGTGGGCCCCATCCTCATCGCCGACAACAACCAGGAGGTCTTCCTGGGGCGCGAGTTCGGGCACCGCCGCGAGGTGTCGGAGAAGACGGCCGAGCTGGTGGACGCCGAGGTCTCGCGCGTGATCACGCAGGCGCAGGACCGCGCTCGCCAGACGCTGAGCGAGAACTTCGAGCTGCTGCACCGCATGGCGGCGCTGCTGCTGGAGCGCGAGACGCTCACCCGCGACGAGATCGACCTGATCGTCGCGGGCAAGGAGCTGCCGCCGTTCCGGCCGTCACTGTCCATCCCCGGCCCGGCGATGATCGACGTGCCGGCGCCCGCGCCGCAGCGCGCCCCCGGCGGGGTCGAGGGGCTGACCCCGCGCCTGGCCTGA
- the folP gene encoding dihydropteroate synthase: protein MTAGLARADAAWSLPGGEMALERPVVMGILNVTPDSFSDGGRFRLPEPALARAREMVEAGADIVDVGGESTRPGSAAVSADEETARVLPVIALLKQRLDVRVSADTRKAEVAREALALGADVVNDVSGLGDPQMASVLAASDCGIVLMHTRGTPETMQSLAKYGDVAEDVASELGSVLDRAIAAGIAAERIVLDPGVGFAKAGEQNSELIARLGVVARLGRPLLVGASRKAFIGHLLGGIAADGRDAGTVGACVAGLARGARIFRVHDVRSARHALDVAWSILRTPAAE from the coding sequence GTGACGGCGGGCCTCGCCCGCGCGGACGCGGCGTGGAGCCTGCCGGGCGGCGAGATGGCGCTCGAGCGGCCGGTGGTGATGGGGATCCTGAACGTCACGCCCGACTCCTTCAGCGATGGGGGCCGGTTCCGCTTGCCGGAGCCGGCCCTCGCGCGCGCCCGGGAGATGGTAGAAGCCGGCGCGGACATCGTCGACGTGGGCGGCGAGTCCACCCGCCCGGGCTCGGCAGCGGTATCGGCAGACGAGGAGACGGCGCGCGTGCTACCGGTGATCGCCCTGCTCAAGCAGCGGCTGGACGTCCGCGTCTCGGCCGACACGCGGAAGGCGGAGGTCGCGCGGGAGGCGCTGGCGCTGGGCGCCGATGTGGTCAACGACGTGTCCGGACTGGGCGATCCGCAGATGGCGTCCGTCCTCGCCGCGTCGGACTGCGGGATCGTGCTCATGCACACGCGCGGCACGCCGGAGACGATGCAGTCGCTGGCGAAGTATGGCGACGTGGCGGAGGACGTCGCGTCCGAGCTCGGGTCCGTGCTCGACCGTGCGATCGCCGCGGGCATCGCAGCGGAGCGTATCGTGCTCGACCCGGGCGTGGGGTTCGCGAAGGCGGGCGAGCAGAACAGCGAACTGATCGCCCGTCTCGGCGTCGTCGCGCGGCTGGGGCGTCCGCTGTTGGTGGGCGCTTCTCGGAAGGCGTTCATCGGCCATCTCCTCGGCGGGATCGCGGCGGACGGGCGTGACGCGGGCACGGTGGGAGCGTGCGTGGCCGGGCTCGCGCGCGGCGCCCGCATCTTCCGCGTGCACGACGTTCGTTCCGCCCGCCACGCGCTGGACGTAGCGTGGTCCATCCTCCGCACCCCGGCCGCCGAGTGA
- the cdaA gene encoding diadenylate cyclase CdaA gives MSPYFERLGFLAPDWKDLVEIAIVAVLFYRILLLLRGTRAIQILLGFLFLLVVDGVSRLLGLTLIEFILERFFSFGVFGVLVVFQPELRSALAHLGQNRLLRVFSRLEEKEIAEEIAEAAEELSRNKVGAIVAIEREVGLGEFIDTGTPLQARVSAPLLQNIFTPYSLLHDGAAIIRGDEIVAAGAILPLTQFPVTDKSLGTRHRAALGLSEETDALVVVVSEETGQISIAHRGKLQRNLDGQHLSDILSGRTPLALVG, from the coding sequence GTGAGTCCGTACTTCGAGCGGCTGGGGTTCCTGGCGCCGGACTGGAAGGACCTGGTGGAGATCGCCATCGTGGCGGTGCTCTTCTACCGGATCCTGCTGCTCCTGCGCGGCACGCGGGCCATCCAGATCCTGCTGGGCTTCCTCTTCCTGCTGGTGGTGGACGGCGTCTCGCGCCTGCTGGGGCTCACGCTCATCGAGTTCATCCTGGAGCGCTTCTTCAGCTTCGGGGTGTTCGGCGTGCTCGTGGTCTTCCAGCCGGAGCTGCGCAGCGCGCTGGCGCACCTGGGCCAGAACCGCCTGCTGCGCGTGTTCTCGCGGCTGGAGGAGAAGGAGATCGCGGAAGAGATCGCCGAGGCGGCCGAGGAGCTGTCGCGCAACAAGGTGGGCGCCATCGTCGCCATCGAGCGCGAGGTGGGGCTGGGCGAGTTCATCGACACGGGCACGCCGCTCCAGGCGCGCGTCTCGGCCCCGCTGCTGCAGAACATCTTCACGCCGTACTCCCTGCTGCACGACGGCGCGGCCATTATCCGCGGCGACGAGATCGTGGCGGCGGGCGCCATCCTCCCGCTCACGCAGTTCCCCGTGACCGACAAGAGCCTGGGCACCCGCCACCGCGCCGCCCTGGGCCTCTCGGAAGAGACCGACGCGCTTGTCGTCGTGGTTTCCGAAGAGACGGGGCAGATCTCCATCGCCCACCGCGGCAAGCTCCAGCGCAACCTAGACGGCCAGCACCTCAGCGACATCCTCTCTGGGCGGACGCCGCTGGCGCTGGTGGGGTAA
- a CDS encoding YggS family pyridoxal phosphate-dependent enzyme yields MEPTELAARVADVRERIERARERAGRAEPVTLVAVTKTHPAQTVADAIAAGLTDVGENRVQELEEKVAEVGRDSVRWHLIGHLQRNKADKALPLFDLMHSVDSLRLAEAVSAAAVKQGREAAVLVQVNTSGEGTKGGFAAEAALDAAGRICELPGLRVEGMMTMAPLTDDEAVIRRTFAAARALWERAGREVTGFRATHLSMGMSNDFEAAVEEGSTLVRVGSVLFGERGR; encoded by the coding sequence ATGGAACCGACTGAGCTTGCGGCGCGGGTCGCGGACGTGCGGGAGCGGATCGAGCGGGCGCGGGAGCGTGCGGGGCGCGCGGAGCCGGTGACGCTGGTCGCGGTGACGAAGACGCATCCCGCGCAGACCGTGGCCGATGCCATCGCCGCCGGGCTGACGGACGTGGGCGAGAACCGCGTGCAGGAGCTGGAGGAGAAAGTGGCGGAGGTTGGGCGCGACTCTGTGCGCTGGCACCTGATCGGCCACCTCCAGCGCAACAAGGCGGACAAGGCGCTGCCGCTCTTCGACCTGATGCACTCGGTAGATTCGCTGCGGCTGGCGGAGGCCGTCTCCGCCGCGGCGGTGAAGCAGGGGCGCGAGGCGGCGGTGCTGGTGCAGGTCAACACCAGCGGCGAGGGCACCAAGGGCGGCTTCGCGGCGGAAGCGGCGCTGGACGCCGCGGGACGCATCTGCGAGCTGCCGGGGCTGCGCGTGGAGGGGATGATGACGATGGCGCCGCTGACGGACGACGAGGCGGTGATCCGGCGCACCTTCGCGGCGGCGCGCGCACTGTGGGAGCGCGCGGGGCGCGAGGTGACGGGCTTCAGGGCGACGCACCTTTCGATGGGCATGAGCAACGACTTCGAGGCCGCGGTGGAGGAGGGGAGCACCCTCGTGCGCGTGGGCTCGGTCCTCTTCGGGGAGCGCGGCCGATGA